The Lolium perenne isolate Kyuss_39 chromosome 6, Kyuss_2.0, whole genome shotgun sequence genome segment CATTGTGTTTTGCTCCTTAAACAGATGGAACCAAGTTCTATCCCACTGATCacatatgtagaatctccgtcgaTGCATTCCATGCCACAGACACAATTGCCTATCATTGACTGCCCGATAGGAACAATTCCAATATTGCGTAAAAATAGAATGGACAACATAGCAGTGAAAACTATTGACGTGGTGATCAGCAAGGACTTTCAAAAAGAGGTAAGTATTTTTTTTATATAGGTTTGGACTTATCTATATTAATTTAGGGAGATTATAATTTTATTTGTGAGGGAGCTACTGATCGCACAACAGGTATAGATCATTGTTTGCTCCCAACTACATTGTAGGATAGTATTGTATGCAAATTCATCCTTGAGATGAAGTACTTGGTCAAAGCACAAATAAGTATGTGGAACCGTGAATTTTGTAAACTAGAGCCTTAGAGGTCTTTTCACACTCTCACTATATTGTTTCCACTAATGCGGACGAAAAATAGCATTTTGTCTTTCTACCAAGTCCCGAACACTTTTTTCTAATTGTTTGGTCTATATACTGACCATAATGTATGACATGAATTGATATTTATTAAATATTCTTCATGTTACCTTATTATAGTGTATAACTATTTGTATTTTCACATAAaagaagcaattcttttggatagGGTGCAGGAATCAAATATAAGGATGAGTTATATGGAACACGGGCCAAAATAAATGTTTATGCTCCAAAGGTGGAGACGGATAGTAAGGATATCAGTGCATCAAGTATACAAATGAATGGGGGGCCAAACCCAGGCTTTCGAGATGGGATAGGTGCCGGTTCTTTCGTATATCCAAGCTATAGTGGTGACAACTTTGCTAGATTTCATGTTTACTGGGTAAGCCATAACCTATTATTTGGATGCACATTTTCTTACGAACCATAAATTATTCATAATCATATTATCTCTTACTGACATTGAATACATTAGGTAAAGGATGATGGCTTACCAACAACTATTTGCATCGATCATGATTGCCCTGGTTTCGTGCAAGTTAGCCGAAGTGTTGGCCTCGGAGGAAGAATAAAACCAATATCTGTCTATAAAGGAACACAATATGTGATAGATGTTCTAATATTTAAGGTATTCTTATTTCTAATATTCAACAAATTACAATTATTATATTATTATATCAAATACACAAGTTTTCTTTTTTGATGCAAACTTGACATTTCAAATGGCATTTTTTAGTGAATTAGGACATGCCACTGGATAATGTAAACATGTGTCCCGCTTTCTATTCattatttgaagatatatatgagtCAAAACCATGTCTCCCGCTTTCTATTCATTATCTTTTACACAAAAACTGGCATAATGGTACCACATCACGCATATTTGATTGTCTATGCTTTTCAATTTTGGTTAAACATCTACCATACAACCTTGATTTATTTTAGGATCGAAAGACTAAAAACTGGTGGGTGGCTTATGGTGAACAAAATACACCAATTGGATATTGGCCAAGCTCAATTTTCCAATACATGAAGGACAAGTGTGATTTCGCATTTTGGGGTGGATATGTTCAAGGTCCAACAGCATCGACAAACTCTCCACAATTGGGAAGTGGTCATTTTGCTTCAGAAGGCTTTGG includes the following:
- the LOC127309128 gene encoding protein neprosin, which codes for MKEKIPIRMTILLLFLILAIGGKELTCLKQREDTSRALMNHQVNKTILVEGGDVYDCIGVNVQPAFNNPLLKDHKIQMEPSSIPLITYVESPSMHSMPQTQLPIIDCPIGTIPILRKNRMDNIAVKTIDVVISKDFQKEGAGIKYKDELYGTRAKINVYAPKVETDSKDISASSIQMNGGPNPGFRDGIGAGSFVYPSYSGDNFARFHVYWDDGLPTTICIDHDCPGFVQVSRSVGLGGRIKPISVYKGTQYVIDVLIFKDRKTKNWWVAYGEQNTPIGYWPSSIFQYMKDKCDFAFWGGYVQGPTASTNSPQLGSGHFASEGFGKASFIKNIQIVDKNNRLATPNVHRSFPGSTNSSKYTSSNYEVNNYGMHMYYGGPGDLV